In a single window of the Tepidisphaeraceae bacterium genome:
- a CDS encoding PEP-CTERM sorting domain-containing protein produces MNRLNLSLFGAAATVVALAAPSANASFVSNSPDPFLGADFVSAGGPVATPFGFATYSITNIAQTSTSVIEGGIRLNYTASPVLTFYATPTSTVPVGSATLDGEFSVRVFGRTNAFQTGNFLFGFNSSTASGTVNTPSGPMPVSVQLQPILGNYPNTGGQTSITPGPGLGQFTIETSTTQYSEFSVDGGATFEPLADPIQTTGVPVPEPTSLAMLALAGVAGLRRRRR; encoded by the coding sequence ATGAATCGATTGAATCTCTCCCTGTTCGGTGCGGCGGCTACCGTCGTCGCGTTGGCCGCCCCTTCGGCGAACGCCTCGTTCGTGAGCAACAGTCCCGACCCGTTTCTCGGCGCCGACTTCGTGTCGGCCGGCGGGCCGGTGGCGACTCCGTTCGGGTTCGCGACGTACTCGATCACCAACATCGCCCAGACGAGCACGAGCGTCATCGAGGGCGGCATCCGCTTGAACTACACCGCGTCGCCGGTGCTGACGTTCTACGCCACCCCGACGTCGACCGTCCCCGTCGGTTCGGCGACGCTCGACGGCGAATTCTCGGTCCGCGTGTTCGGCCGGACTAACGCCTTCCAGACGGGCAACTTCCTGTTCGGGTTCAACTCATCGACCGCCAGCGGCACGGTCAACACCCCGTCCGGCCCGATGCCCGTCTCGGTACAGCTGCAACCGATCTTGGGCAACTACCCCAACACCGGTGGCCAAACGTCGATCACGCCAGGGCCCGGCCTCGGCCAGTTCACCATCGAGACCAGCACCACGCAGTACAGTGAATTCAGCGTCGACGGCGGCGCCACCTTCGAGCCCCTCGCGGACCCGATCCAAACCACCGGCGTCCCGGTGCCCGAGCCAACCTCGCTGGCAATGCTCGCCTTGGCTGGCGTCGCCGGCCTGCGTCGTCGCCGGCGCTAA